From Triticum urartu cultivar G1812 chromosome 2, Tu2.1, whole genome shotgun sequence, a single genomic window includes:
- the LOC125533717 gene encoding uncharacterized protein LOC125533717, producing MASSSEKAPSPAAADLPERGKITVASGKPKGKTRRMTQEEIDSYIRSKGVRIPVDSVRRASKLRLALTNLDDLGSLPVSPDELDDYVANMIREVNAIEDDFQKERDEIAKEYYAKGYVEREVSDDDEAGGSNPRVETGSTVTVRKLN from the coding sequence ATGGCGAGTTCGTCGGAGAAGGCGCCTTCCCCCGCAGCGGCGGATCTGCCGGAGCGAGGTAAGATTACGGTGGCCAGCGGCAAACCAAAGGGGAAGACGAGGAGGATGACGCAGGAGGAGATCGACAGCTACATCCGGTCCAAGGGCGTGCGCATCCCCGTCGACTCCGTCCGCAGGGCGAGCAAGCTGAGGCTGGCCCTCACCAACCTCGACGACCTCGGCAGCCTCCCGGTGTCCCCGGACGAGCTGGACGACTACGTCGCCAACATGATCCGGGAGGTGAACGCGATCGAGGATGACTTCCAGAAAGAGAGAGACGAGATCGCCAAGGAGTACTACGCAAAGGGCTACGTCGAGCGCGAGGTCAGCGACGACGACGAAGCAGGAGGCAGCAACCCCCGTGTGGAGACCGGAAGCACAGTAACCGTAAGGAAGCTCAACTGA